A stretch of DNA from Candidatus Pseudomonas phytovorans:
AGTCCTCGTCGCTCACCTTTGGCCCCAGGTAGAAGCCGCGCACTACCGGCCAGACGATGTCGTAGCCTTGCTCCTTGGCGGTGGGGATGTCTTTCATTTCGGGCTCGTCCAGGCGGTTTTCCGAGAACACCGCAAGGATGCGCATGTTGCCGCTCTGGATGTGCGGCATGGAGTCGGAGATGTCGGTAGAACCGACCTGGATGTGACCGCCCAGCAGTGCCGTGGCAATTTCGCCACCGCCTTCCAGGGCCACGTAGCGCAGGTCGCGCGGGTTGATGCCGGCGGCCTTGGCGATCAGCGCGGTCTGCATCCAGTCCTGGCTGCCGACGGTGCCGCCGGAGCCGATCACCACCTTGCTCGGGTCTTTCTTCAGGGCCGCGACCAGGTCGTCGAGGGTTTTATAGGGCGAGTCGCTTTTCACTGCGATGGCGCCGTAGCTGGTGCCGACAGCAGCCAGCCACTTCACTGCGTTTTCGTCGAAGCGGCCGAACTTGCCTTGGGCCAGGTTCAGCAGCGAGCCGCTG
This window harbors:
- a CDS encoding tripartite tricarboxylate transporter substrate binding protein — translated: MTFSLRRLVLATGCLLLAGNALAAEPKRPECIAPASPGGGFDLTCKLVQSALVQEKILSKPMRVTYMPGGVGAVAYNAVVAQRPGDAGTLVAWSSGSLLNLAQGKFGRFDENAVKWLAAVGTSYGAIAVKSDSPYKTLDDLVAALKKDPSKVVIGSGGTVGSQDWMQTALIAKAAGINPRDLRYVALEGGGEIATALLGGHIQVGSTDISDSMPHIQSGNMRILAVFSENRLDEPEMKDIPTAKEQGYDIVWPVVRGFYLGPKVSDEDYAWWKASFDKMLASEDFAQLRDQRELFPFAMTGEELDGYVKKQVADYKALAKEFGLIQ